In Paractinoplanes brasiliensis, the following proteins share a genomic window:
- a CDS encoding cytochrome c biogenesis CcdA family protein, giving the protein MGESFAGIAGTGPLLLAIGVAALAGLVSILSPCVLPLLPGYLSYVTGLAGSDLDDRPEQPQSSAGGGVQTLTRPRLAGKGRVLAGTSLFVLGFTVVFTLLTTAVANLTFLVRHTDVLNMVLGVLIIGLGVAYLGWIPGLQREARITRLPAAGLLGAPVFGAIFAFSWIPCVGPTLGAVMLLASTTGQTDRAVILAVAYSLGLGLPFVLFGLFFRKLLGVFRAVRRNSRWVTRVGGVLLILVGLALVTGGWDHFMVWLKVTFNFGETLL; this is encoded by the coding sequence ATGGGCGAGAGCTTCGCCGGGATAGCCGGCACCGGCCCGTTGCTGCTGGCGATCGGGGTCGCCGCGCTGGCCGGCCTGGTCAGCATCCTGTCGCCGTGTGTGCTGCCGCTGCTGCCGGGCTATCTCTCCTACGTCACCGGGCTGGCCGGCTCCGACCTCGACGACCGTCCCGAACAGCCGCAGTCGTCGGCGGGTGGCGGCGTACAGACCCTCACCCGGCCGCGGCTGGCCGGCAAGGGCCGGGTGCTCGCCGGCACCAGCCTGTTCGTGCTCGGCTTCACGGTCGTCTTCACGCTGCTCACGACGGCCGTGGCCAACCTGACCTTCCTCGTACGCCATACCGACGTGCTCAACATGGTGCTCGGTGTCCTGATCATCGGGCTGGGCGTGGCGTACCTGGGCTGGATCCCGGGACTGCAGCGCGAGGCCCGGATCACCCGGCTCCCGGCCGCGGGCCTGCTCGGCGCGCCGGTCTTCGGGGCGATCTTCGCGTTCTCGTGGATCCCGTGTGTGGGCCCGACCCTGGGCGCGGTCATGCTGCTCGCCTCGACGACCGGGCAGACCGACCGGGCGGTGATCCTAGCGGTGGCGTACAGCTTGGGTCTGGGTCTTCCGTTCGTGCTCTTCGGCCTGTTCTTCCGCAAGCTGCTCGGGGTCTTCCGCGCGGTCCGCCGCAACAGCCGCTGGGTCACCCGGGTCGGCGGGGTGCTGCTCATCCTGGTCGGGCTGGCGCTGGTCACGGGCGGGTGGGACCACTTCATGGTGTGGCTCAAGGTCACCTTCAACTTCGGGGAGACCCTGCTGTGA
- a CDS encoding TlpA disulfide reductase family protein, with the protein MTMRRLTAVLATAAVTAGVLGGCGGETWTDKCTTAAGVVECAPDQRTQVKPVSGELLDGGAYNLSQDRGKVVVVNFWGSWCAPCRAEADDLENTFQATKDKGVTFLGVNSRDDKDAAREFERGRVTYPSLYDFEGKVGLQFDVTNTAMPSTLIIDRQGRIAVAIRQATTETQLRPLVEKVAAEGTG; encoded by the coding sequence TTGACCATGCGCCGCCTCACCGCAGTCCTGGCCACCGCCGCCGTCACGGCCGGTGTCCTCGGCGGCTGCGGGGGCGAGACGTGGACCGACAAGTGCACCACGGCCGCCGGTGTGGTGGAGTGCGCGCCCGACCAGCGCACACAGGTCAAGCCGGTCAGCGGCGAACTGCTCGACGGCGGCGCGTACAACCTGAGCCAGGACCGCGGCAAGGTCGTGGTGGTCAATTTCTGGGGCTCGTGGTGTGCGCCCTGCCGGGCGGAGGCCGACGACCTCGAGAACACGTTCCAGGCCACCAAGGACAAGGGCGTCACGTTCCTCGGGGTCAACTCCCGCGACGACAAGGACGCCGCCCGCGAGTTCGAGCGTGGCCGGGTGACGTACCCGAGCCTCTACGACTTCGAGGGCAAGGTCGGCCTGCAGTTCGACGTGACCAACACGGCCATGCCGTCCACGCTGATCATCGACCGGCAGGGACGTATCGCCGTCGCGATCCGCCAGGCCACCACCGAGACCCAGCTCCGGCCGCTGGTGGAAAAGGTGGCCGCGGAGGGCACGGGCTGA
- a CDS encoding histidine phosphatase family protein — translation MHVLRHGEVFNPNKILYGRLPDFHLSELGVQMAKAAAEVLSDRDITHVVASPLDRAQETAVPIAAEFELDIATDSRLIESANYFEGKKVSVGDGALTNPRHWWVLRDPITPSWGEAYLVIAQRMFAAVQAARVAAEGHEAVCVSHQLPIWTLRRYIEKKRLWHDPRRRQCGLASLTSFRFEDSKVVGIDYSEPAAHLVALSATAKTAKGA, via the coding sequence GTGCACGTGCTGCGGCACGGCGAGGTCTTCAACCCCAACAAGATCCTGTACGGCCGGTTGCCCGACTTCCACCTGTCGGAGCTCGGCGTGCAGATGGCCAAGGCGGCCGCCGAGGTGCTGTCCGATCGCGACATCACGCACGTCGTGGCCAGCCCGCTCGACCGTGCGCAGGAAACCGCCGTCCCGATCGCGGCGGAGTTCGAGCTCGACATCGCCACCGACTCGCGGCTGATCGAGAGCGCCAACTACTTCGAGGGCAAAAAGGTGTCGGTCGGCGACGGCGCGCTCACCAACCCCCGGCACTGGTGGGTGCTGCGCGATCCGATCACCCCGTCCTGGGGCGAGGCCTACCTGGTCATCGCGCAGCGCATGTTCGCCGCAGTGCAGGCCGCCAGGGTCGCCGCCGAGGGGCACGAGGCCGTCTGCGTCTCGCATCAACTGCCGATCTGGACGCTGAGGCGATATATAGAGAAGAAGCGCCTCTGGCACGACCCGCGCCGCCGGCAGTGCGGCCTGGCCAGCCTCACCTCGTTCCGTTTCGAGGACTCGAAGGTCGTCGGAATCGACTACTCCGAGCCCGCCGCCCACCTCGTGGCCCTCTCCGCGACGGCCAAGACCGCCAAGGGAGCTTGA